Genomic segment of Chitinophagaceae bacterium:
TGCAAAGGCAGAAACTAAAAGTGATCGGGCAGATTTTTTAATACATGATATGCGAGACCCTTTTCCTGTAAAGAATGTGGATGTAATATTGAATTTGTTTACCAGCTATGGATATTTTGAAAATGAAGAAGTGCACCTGAATATTTTAAAAAATGTACATGATGCTTTGAGTGAAAACGGGACTTTTTTGTTAGATTTTTTAAATATTCATTTATTAGAAAAAAACCTGGTCTCAGAAGAAGAAAAAATAATTGAAGATGTCCATTTTCATATTCAAAGAAAAATAGAAAATCAATGGATAACAAAAACAATACATTTTGAAGTAGATGGAAAACCAAGGCATTTTCAAGAAAATGTATATGGATTTACAAAAAAAGAACTGCTGAATTTATTTGAAAAAGCCGGATTTAAAATTTTAGATTTATTTGGAGACTACAGCTTAAATCCTTTTGAAAAAGTAACATCTCCCAGACTTATCATAACAGCGACTAAATAAGAATTATGGAATGGTTGACCGGAATTGATGAAACGGTATTTTTTCAAATTAACTCCAAATGGACAAATCCGTTTTTTGACTTTTTATTGCCCTTGTTCAGAGATAAGTATTTTTGGATTCCTCTTTATGCTGCTTTACTTTTTTATTTGAGCTATACCTTAAAAACCAGAGTATTGATGGTATTGGTTTTTGCTATATTGACAGTTGTATTGACAGACCAAAGCAGCAGCAGCATTATTAAACCAATGGTAGACAGGTTGAGACCCTGTAATGATCCGATTTTAGCAGATCAGATTCGTCTGCTGGTAAATTGCGGAAGCGGTAAAAGTTTTACATCATCACATGCAGCAAATCATTTTGGGATAGGCGTTTTTTTGGGTTTGTTATTTTTTCCTATAAAAAAATGGGTTTTGTATATCTTTTTAATTTGGGCTTTTTCCATTTCTTATGCTCAGGTTTATGTAGGAGTGCATTATCCCTTAGATATTTTAGGAGGGGCAATT
This window contains:
- a CDS encoding class I SAM-dependent methyltransferase, translated to MEKNFEMNTTSVWFKDWFDSPYYHLLYKHRDEKEAGYFLENLLTYLNPKKDTYFVDMACGNGRHAHFISEKNYRITGLDLSANNIKIAKAETKSDRADFLIHDMRDPFPVKNVDVILNLFTSYGYFENEEVHLNILKNVHDALSENGTFLLDFLNIHLLEKNLVSEEEKIIEDVHFHIQRKIENQWITKTIHFEVDGKPRHFQENVYGFTKKELLNLFEKAGFKILDLFGDYSLNPFEKVTSPRLIITATK
- a CDS encoding phosphatase PAP2 family protein; translation: MMEWLTGIDETVFFQINSKWTNPFFDFLLPLFRDKYFWIPLYAALLFYLSYTLKTRVLMVLVFAILTVVLTDQSSSSIIKPMVDRLRPCNDPILADQIRLLVNCGSGKSFTSSHAANHFGIGVFLGLLFFPIKKWVLYIFLIWAFSISYAQVYVGVHYPLDILGGAILGSSIGLISYLMMKRISGNPYALKMNE